A single window of Mycobacteriales bacterium DNA harbors:
- a CDS encoding aerial mycelium formation protein encodes MTSETTGQGNRRIDRVLDPGFLDQLKGLSLEEVRSRRDEAVQEEVDLSYTRRLLQGRIDILNAELRRRTGDGSASVVDDLAQILADEDRPAARGLGRYITAEPSRADAHRRHVEALVADVDLSDVSARSDEELRQALETFAHEERVVSETRHTVQVIADNCASEIARRYRDGEADVANLLPTDAGEQ; translated from the coding sequence GTGACCAGCGAGACCACAGGCCAGGGCAACCGACGGATCGACCGGGTGCTCGATCCCGGTTTCCTCGACCAGCTGAAGGGACTGTCCCTCGAGGAGGTCCGCAGCCGCCGCGACGAGGCGGTCCAGGAGGAGGTCGATCTGTCGTATACCCGCCGACTGCTCCAAGGCCGGATCGACATCCTTAACGCCGAACTCCGCCGCCGCACCGGGGACGGGTCCGCCAGTGTTGTCGACGACCTGGCGCAGATCCTCGCCGACGAGGACCGTCCGGCGGCCCGCGGGCTCGGTCGCTACATCACCGCCGAGCCGTCGCGGGCCGATGCGCATCGCCGGCACGTCGAGGCGCTGGTCGCCGACGTGGACCTGTCCGACGTGAGCGCTCGTAGCGACGAAGAATTGCGGCAGGCCCTCGAGACGTTCGCGCATGAGGAGCGGGTCGTATCGGAGACCCGGCACACGGTGCAGGTGATCGCCGACAACTGCGCGTCCGAGATCGCCCGTCGCTACCGAGACGGCGAGGCCGACGTGGCCAACCTGCTGCCGACGGACGCGGGCGAGCAGTAG
- a CDS encoding asparaginase, giving the protein MLPVLAEVVRSGVVESRHHGSLVALGPAGDVALAIGDVTSAIFPRSANKPLQTVGLLEAGLAETPGYRAEFLAIAAASHSGEPRHVAVVRDLLVSAGLTEADLDNVPGLPLDEAAAWALLRAGGAPAPIYQNCSGKHAAMLATAVAAGRPTSGYRDPAHPVQQAVRAAIERLAGVAAGPPAMDGCGAPLYRLSLTALARAFAGLATAAVESAPGRVAAAMRAHPELVGGSGRVVTELIRELPGLVAKDGAEGVFAAALPGGASVAVKIEDGANRAAAPALVAGLRAIGASGAVLDRLATAPVLGHGDVVGEIRCVLS; this is encoded by the coding sequence GTGCTCCCCGTCCTCGCCGAGGTCGTCCGCTCCGGAGTCGTCGAGAGTCGCCATCACGGTTCGCTGGTCGCGCTCGGCCCGGCGGGCGACGTCGCCCTCGCGATCGGCGATGTCACCAGTGCGATCTTCCCGCGCTCGGCGAACAAGCCGCTCCAGACGGTCGGGCTGCTCGAGGCCGGGCTCGCGGAGACCCCCGGCTACCGGGCGGAGTTTCTCGCCATCGCGGCGGCCAGCCATTCCGGCGAACCCCGACACGTCGCGGTGGTCCGCGATCTGCTCGTCTCGGCCGGCTTAACCGAGGCCGACCTCGACAACGTGCCCGGGCTGCCGCTCGACGAAGCAGCGGCCTGGGCGCTGCTCCGCGCCGGTGGAGCCCCGGCGCCGATATATCAGAACTGCTCGGGCAAACACGCGGCGATGCTCGCGACCGCCGTCGCGGCCGGCCGACCGACCAGTGGCTACCGCGACCCCGCTCATCCGGTACAGCAGGCGGTCCGCGCCGCGATCGAGCGGCTCGCCGGAGTCGCCGCCGGACCGCCGGCGATGGACGGCTGCGGGGCGCCGCTCTACCGGCTGTCCCTCACCGCGCTGGCCCGGGCGTTCGCCGGGCTGGCCACCGCCGCGGTGGAGAGCGCGCCGGGGCGGGTTGCTGCGGCGATGCGCGCGCATCCCGAGCTGGTCGGAGGTAGTGGCCGGGTGGTGACCGAGCTCATCCGCGAGCTCCCCGGGCTGGTCGCCAAGGACGGCGCGGAGGGGGTGTTCGCCGCCGCGCTACCCGGTGGCGCCTCGGTCGCGGTCAAGATCGAGGACGGTGCGAACCGCGCCGCGGCGCCGGCCCTGGTCGCCGGGTTGCGCGCGATCGGGGCCAGCGGTGCGGTACTCGACCGGCTGGCCACCGCCCCGGTGCTCGGCCACGGGGACGTCGTCGGGGAGATCCGCTGCGTGCTCTCCTGA
- a CDS encoding helix-turn-helix transcriptional regulator translates to MVSILVYVRSVATLNVRDLGEYIRDQRKMAEISLRQLARLAGVSNPYLSQIERGLRRPSAEILQQIAKALRISAEALYVQAGILEERPSDSEVPAAILGDHTISERQKQVLLEIYASFRGENEGTPEPTP, encoded by the coding sequence ATAGTTAGCATCCTGGTCTATGTTCGATCCGTGGCCACACTGAACGTCCGGGATCTCGGTGAGTACATCCGAGACCAGCGCAAGATGGCGGAGATCTCGCTTCGCCAGCTGGCCCGGCTCGCCGGCGTCTCGAACCCGTACCTGTCCCAGATCGAGCGGGGACTGCGCCGGCCGAGCGCCGAGATTCTCCAGCAGATCGCGAAGGCGCTGCGGATTTCCGCGGAAGCCCTCTACGTCCAGGCCGGGATCCTCGAGGAACGGCCTTCGGACAGCGAGGTTCCGGCGGCGATCCTCGGCGACCACACGATCAGCGAGCGGCAGAAGCAGGTGTTGCTCGAGATCTACGCGTCCTTCCGTGGCGAGAACGAAGGAACCCCCGAACCCACCCCCTAG
- a CDS encoding type II toxin-antitoxin system prevent-host-death family antitoxin, with product MDVGLRELRQRASELVRRAQAGEVVTVTVSGRVAARLVAAERHQWRHFPDIAELFGGPEDADWGRDRRLLNDTPRDPWAGE from the coding sequence ATGGACGTCGGGTTACGCGAACTTCGCCAGCGGGCGAGCGAACTTGTCCGTCGCGCGCAAGCCGGGGAAGTCGTGACGGTAACCGTGAGTGGGCGAGTGGCGGCTCGGCTGGTGGCTGCCGAGCGCCACCAGTGGCGGCACTTCCCGGACATCGCCGAGCTGTTCGGCGGCCCGGAAGACGCCGACTGGGGTCGTGATCGTCGATTGCTCAACGACACGCCTCGGGATCCCTGGGCCGGCGAGTGA
- a CDS encoding 3-keto-5-aminohexanoate cleavage protein, with protein sequence MAPGPSDMAGGTLLTVAPTGAETAKSDFPPLPVTLEELVDAALACERAGASVIHVHLRDDAAEPTLDVGRARAAVVALRESTDLVVQLSTGGAVGDPEAARLLVLDADPDSASLSCGTVNFGDGVFLNRWPFMVELYRRMQERGIVPEFEIFDLGQIDAMLRLLDRFGPPSGGHVHADLVMGVPGGMPGTAAALIAAASALPAGATFSATGVGRTALPVAFAALAAGGHLRVGCEDTLSFAPGVAVRDNTQLVERAASLAGLAQRPPLSTVEARAMLGVTDRRGARRVAAGEAAAAAGGEQG encoded by the coding sequence ATGGCTCCGGGTCCCTCCGACATGGCGGGCGGCACCCTGCTCACGGTCGCCCCAACCGGCGCGGAAACCGCAAAATCCGACTTTCCGCCCCTTCCGGTCACGCTGGAGGAGCTCGTCGATGCCGCGCTCGCCTGCGAGCGGGCCGGGGCGAGCGTGATCCACGTGCACCTGCGCGACGACGCGGCCGAGCCGACCCTTGACGTAGGGCGGGCCCGGGCGGCGGTGGTCGCGTTGCGGGAGAGCACCGATCTCGTCGTCCAGCTCTCCACCGGCGGCGCGGTCGGCGATCCGGAGGCGGCCCGCCTCCTCGTCCTCGACGCCGACCCCGACTCCGCCTCGCTCAGTTGCGGGACCGTGAACTTCGGCGACGGGGTGTTCCTCAACCGCTGGCCGTTCATGGTGGAGCTCTACCGGCGGATGCAGGAGCGCGGCATCGTGCCCGAGTTCGAGATCTTCGACCTCGGCCAGATCGACGCAATGCTCCGGCTGCTCGACCGTTTCGGGCCGCCATCCGGTGGCCACGTGCACGCCGACCTCGTGATGGGGGTGCCCGGGGGGATGCCGGGGACGGCGGCCGCGCTGATCGCCGCTGCCAGCGCCCTGCCGGCCGGGGCGACGTTCTCGGCGACCGGGGTCGGTCGGACCGCCCTGCCGGTCGCCTTCGCCGCGCTCGCCGCCGGCGGCCACCTGCGGGTCGGCTGCGAGGACACGCTGAGCTTCGCGCCCGGGGTGGCTGTGCGCGACAACACGCAACTCGTCGAGCGGGCGGCTAGTCTGGCCGGGCTCGCCCAGCGGCCGCCGTTGTCGACGGTCGAGGCGCGAGCGATGCTGGGCGTGACGGATCGGCGCGGAGCGCGCCGGGTCGCCGCCGGAGAGGCGGCCGCAGCCGCGGGAGGCGAGCAGGGGTGA
- a CDS encoding DUF4388 domain-containing protein has product MLKGDLTTTPLVPLLRSLADDIATGCLHVFDSEGDEALVYVKNGLIYSVSVPGRRPQLGSRLVSSGALAPEALAEALEAQRTELQGWRLGELLVHLSYVDQPVVEDFVNEQVHEAMWDLLRWQEGSWKFRKNERTREDVASPVAIDDLVTVLRERQDRWEEIAAVVHGPTAVPTLSARGNTQPELTLDPDAWSLLCKVDGERSVAELARECGYTLFEVGRVLVNLVASGLVDVEDDLTDESPPPVPVDRVDLVGRMTSALTGLFEPEPEFDEPVDDTAPALARLVTAVTTGERAAELPSVVAINQKSASFADAISRVSTALSDLLGPQSAIEDPYEVPAELRRRSPRVATAVRVVVDPERERRDRIRAAASAELAAAHAMAEAAHREAREPEAQVADVVDLDVVRRESAAREQAAAQRAAEEAEDERLAEEAARLAAEQETARLAAEYEAAEADAWTEYWIREAEEQAAREAAEAAAREAAARLAAETDAWTEYWMREAQEQAAREAAEAAAREAADRLAAETDAWTEYWIREAQEQNRLAAEEQARADAELAEEAARAAAEEQARAEAEAEAAEATERAELQALADLEHDLANPARTVASAEVFAEFSAALASITEPEATTLVADPEPELEPEPERGPVRSELADTAALLRELSSLGLEDAPPPPPVRPSSPGHPRPSAQPSAADKKTKKRGFFSR; this is encoded by the coding sequence ATGCTCAAAGGCGACCTGACGACGACCCCGCTCGTCCCCCTCCTCCGGTCGCTCGCCGACGACATCGCGACGGGCTGCCTGCACGTGTTCGACAGCGAGGGCGACGAGGCCCTGGTCTACGTCAAGAACGGCCTGATCTACTCGGTGTCGGTTCCGGGTCGGCGGCCCCAGCTTGGTTCCCGGCTGGTCTCCTCCGGGGCGCTGGCGCCGGAGGCGCTGGCCGAGGCTCTCGAGGCCCAGCGGACCGAACTTCAGGGCTGGCGGCTCGGTGAGCTGCTCGTACACCTCAGCTACGTCGACCAGCCGGTGGTGGAGGACTTCGTCAACGAGCAGGTCCACGAGGCGATGTGGGATCTGCTGCGCTGGCAGGAGGGCAGCTGGAAGTTCCGCAAGAACGAGCGGACCCGCGAGGACGTCGCCTCGCCGGTCGCGATCGACGACCTCGTCACCGTCCTGCGCGAACGGCAGGACCGCTGGGAGGAGATCGCCGCGGTCGTGCACGGACCGACCGCGGTCCCCACCCTGTCCGCCCGCGGCAACACCCAGCCGGAACTCACCCTGGACCCCGACGCCTGGTCGCTGCTGTGCAAGGTCGACGGCGAGCGTTCGGTGGCGGAACTGGCCCGCGAGTGCGGCTACACCCTGTTCGAGGTCGGTCGCGTTCTCGTCAACCTGGTCGCCTCCGGGCTGGTCGACGTCGAGGACGACCTGACCGACGAGTCCCCGCCACCCGTCCCAGTCGATCGGGTGGACCTGGTCGGCCGGATGACCTCCGCGCTGACCGGACTCTTCGAGCCCGAGCCCGAGTTCGACGAGCCGGTCGACGACACCGCGCCGGCCCTGGCCCGGCTGGTCACCGCCGTGACCACTGGCGAGCGAGCGGCCGAGCTGCCCAGCGTCGTCGCGATCAACCAGAAGTCGGCGTCGTTCGCCGACGCGATCTCCCGGGTGTCCACCGCGCTGTCCGACCTGCTCGGTCCACAGTCCGCGATCGAGGATCCGTACGAGGTGCCGGCGGAGTTGCGCCGACGTTCACCGCGGGTAGCCACCGCGGTTCGCGTCGTCGTGGACCCGGAGCGGGAGCGCCGGGACCGGATCCGCGCCGCCGCGTCGGCGGAGCTCGCGGCCGCCCATGCGATGGCCGAGGCGGCGCACCGGGAGGCACGTGAGCCGGAGGCTCAGGTCGCCGATGTCGTCGATCTAGACGTGGTGCGCCGCGAGTCCGCCGCCCGGGAACAGGCCGCCGCTCAGCGGGCTGCCGAGGAAGCCGAAGACGAACGGCTCGCGGAGGAGGCGGCCCGGCTCGCCGCCGAGCAGGAGACCGCCCGTCTCGCGGCTGAGTACGAAGCCGCGGAAGCCGACGCATGGACGGAATACTGGATTCGGGAGGCCGAGGAGCAGGCCGCGCGCGAGGCCGCGGAGGCCGCCGCCCGGGAAGCCGCCGCCCGGCTCGCCGCCGAGACCGACGCGTGGACCGAGTACTGGATGCGGGAGGCCCAGGAGCAGGCCGCGCGCGAGGCCGCGGAGGCCGCCGCCCGGGAAGCCGCCGACCGGCTCGCCGCGGAGACCGACGCGTGGACCGAGTACTGGATTCGGGAGGCCCAGGAGCAGAACCGCCTCGCCGCCGAAGAGCAGGCCCGGGCCGACGCGGAACTCGCCGAGGAAGCCGCCCGCGCCGCCGCCGAAGAGCAAGCCCGGGCCGAGGCCGAAGCCGAAGCGGCCGAAGCGACCGAGCGGGCCGAGCTCCAGGCCCTGGCCGACCTCGAGCACGACCTGGCGAACCCCGCCCGGACGGTGGCCTCCGCAGAAGTCTTCGCCGAGTTCTCCGCAGCGCTCGCGTCGATCACCGAACCCGAGGCGACGACCCTGGTGGCCGACCCGGAACCGGAACTGGAGCCGGAGCCGGAGCGCGGCCCCGTCCGATCCGAGCTCGCCGACACGGCCGCCCTGCTGCGCGAGCTTTCGTCGCTGGGCCTCGAGGACGCCCCGCCACCGCCACCGGTCCGGCCCAGCTCCCCCGGGCATCCGCGTCCCTCCGCCCAGCCCTCGGCCGCGGACAAGAAGA